DNA sequence from the Microbaculum marinisediminis genome:
ACGGGCAGCGCTACGATCTGGTCTACTGGCTGCGCAGCGAGCAGGGCTTTGCCGGCGTCGGCTGGGGCGTTCAGTTCTGCCTGGTCGGACGCGACCGCGAATACGCCTACGCGCCGGCCTGCAAGATGCTGCGTCCGCTCTAAGGATCGCAATGCGGTCGGGCAGCCGACGTCTCCTCCTCGCCAGCCTGTTCTGTCTCGGCCTCGCGACCGGCGGCGCCGAGGCGCAGCGCGTGGGGACGAACGTCGCCGGCGATTTCGACTACTACGTCCTGTCGCTGTCGTGGTCGCCCTCCTATTGCGAGGCGGAAGCCGAAAGGGCCGACCGGTTCCAATGCGCCGGCGGGCGGCCCTATTCCTTCGTCGTGCACGGGCTGTGGCCGCAATACGAACGCGGCTGGCCGGAGTTCTGCCCGGCGGCGACCAGCCGGCCGAGCGAGCAGATCGTTCGGAGCATGCTCGACATCATGCCGAGCCCCGGCCTAGTGCGGTACCAGTGGCAGAAGCACGGCACCTGTGCCGGGCTGTCGGTCGAGGGCTATTTCGACCTGGTGCGCAAGGCGCGCGACCGGGTGGTGATCCCGCCGGCGTTCCGGACCGTCAACCGCTACGTGACGGTCGAGCCGGGGGCTGTCGAAAACGCATTCCGCAGGGCCAATCCGGGGCTGGCCGCCGATGCCATCGCCGTCGATTGCGATCGCAGCCGGCTGCGCGAGGTGCGCATCTGCATGGACAAGGCGCTGAATTTCCGTGGCTGCCGTGAGGTCGA
Encoded proteins:
- a CDS encoding ribonuclease T2, with the protein product MRSGSRRLLLASLFCLGLATGGAEAQRVGTNVAGDFDYYVLSLSWSPSYCEAEAERADRFQCAGGRPYSFVVHGLWPQYERGWPEFCPAATSRPSEQIVRSMLDIMPSPGLVRYQWQKHGTCAGLSVEGYFDLVRKARDRVVIPPAFRTVNRYVTVEPGAVENAFRRANPGLAADAIAVDCDRSRLREVRICMDKALNFRGCREVDRRACRLNKVVLPPVRGG